The DNA segment CACATAATCTTTATGCGTTGATGTGGGGATGCTTTTCAAAAACTCCAGTCTGTCCGGAAATATTTCCTGGTTGAACAGCCTCAAATGGTCACGTTGGTGTATTTGTAAGGTATGATTGATGCCTTCATTTAAAAAACATCCGGATTCATACCCTGCAAAGTTTTCAGACATGTTGACATATAAACCAGTTCTGTAATTTAACAAATAAACAAAGGGTATGCTGTGCTGAAAAAATGAATGCGCAAAACTATTGGCCTTTATAAAGTTATCAAAATCAGCCAAATTTAATTGTTCGGATTCGCAGAGCTTACCATGCATGATGTCCAGATAATCAAGCCAGGTTGGCCTGTTTTTAATTCTCATAGCGTGTTAATTCGATGTATAGCAGAATGTTAGGGAGACACTAACGAATATACACAGCTTAAATTAATAATACAACATAAAAAACAGCATTACCAAATAAAAAAAGTATAATTCATCAAAAATATTTAGCAATAGATTTTTAAGCACCCCACTAATATTGACATTTATGAAACAAACATAAAATGGCAAGAAATAGCTATTGATCACCGATTAACCAAATTATAGTTTTGCTAGCAATTCACACATAATTTACTACTTAAAATAAAATCGATGAAAAAAAAGTTAAACTATTTATCAGTATTTTTTTTAGCATGTCTGCTATCCAGCTGCGCTACCATATTTGGGGGCAAGGTAACCAGCGCACAGCGCACTAAACCAAAAGAAGGAGAACCGGCACGTAAGGTCAGACCTGTTGCCGTTATTGCAGATGCACTAATCTTTTGGCCTGGCCTTATTGTAGATTTTGCTACCGGGGCAATTTATAAACCAGCACCTAAATCAGAATCAGAACCTAAAGTTGAAGCGGCTTCAGTTAAAAAATAATCTGGCATTTGCATAAATAATTACTCAAAACCATGTTTACTCACACTAAAAAAACACCATTCATTATTGGTTTAGGCCTAACCCTATTGTGCCTGTACCCTGTTATTACAAATGCCCAGTCAAGTCCTACTGAACCAGCCCCTGTATCCTACAGAAAAAACCTGGTTAAACTGAACTTTGGCGGGTTGGCACTTAAAAGTTATAATTTCAGCTTTGAACGACTCTTATCCAAAAAAATCAGCTTTGTCGCGGGTTACAATACCATGTCTGAAAACAAACTTTCAGATTTACCACTCATCAAAAAAGCTTCAGAAAAATTGCTGGATGAAGAAGATGACATTAAAAATGATTTTGACAAAATTACAGCTGCCAACAAGGCATATACGGCAGAATTTCGTTTTTATACAGGGAGCCATCCTGGTGCGAGGGGTTTTTACGTTGCCTTATACGGCAGGTACAACGATACAAAGATCAATTATGCTTATGATTATGAAACCAATTCCAAAACTTATCATTTACCTGTAAAATCAAAAATTACGGGCTTTGGCGGAGGTTTGCTGCTGGGTACACAGTTTATTATTGCCAAACGTGTGGCACTTGACTTCTATTTTGGTGGTCATTATGGGAAGTCGAAAGGAAATGCTGATGCATTGGCTGATTTAAGTACCATGACCCCAGAGGAGAAGGCAGACCTTAAAAATGAACTGGAATCAAAAGTTGAAATAAGCGGCAAGCAATATTTAACAGCAACAGTTACCAATGATGGCGTAAATGCTAAGGCCGTTGGGCCATTGATTGGTTTGAGAGGTGGATTAAGTCTGGGAATAGCATTTTAACAATTAAACATATATATATGAGAAGCGCTTTAACAATACTGATTGCATTAATTACAATCAGCACAATCAGTTCCTGCAAGAAAGATGAAAAAGCCAATAGTCTTATTGTCGGGAAATGGTTTTTTGAAAAAATAGACTACGTTGAATTTGAGAATGGACAAAAGACCACCTCTACTGAAACAGGAGGTGCTGGTGATTTTTTCCAGTTTGACGCAGATGGAAAGTTTTCGGGAAGTACCTGGTCAAATAAGATTGAAGTAAGTACCTGGGAGCTCATCAACAATAAAATGCTCAAAGTAAAACCGAGCAGTGAGATTGACTGGCCTGAAGCCGGCATGGAGATAAAGACCCTAACCAACAGCAGCCTGGTTTTGTATGAAAAGACAATAGAGGGCAATAATTATTATGAAACTACGGTTTACTTAAAGAAATAGGGGAATAAGGTAGGGGAAGTAAAAAGCCCTTCCTGAATGATCGGGAAGGGCTTTTTATAGCATTCTGTTCTTAATTACAGACCAATGTTGTAAGCTAATCTTAAACCAATGAAGCCACTGGTTGTTGAGTTAGCTGACCAGCCTTCGTAACGTGCGCCCAGTTCAATAGAACCTTTGTCAGCTACAGGGAAGTCAACACCAATACCTGGTGTATAAACAAAAGCTGTTGAGCTACCGCTTTTGGTACCAAATGCAGCACCTAATTCAGCAGCACCAAAGAAGTTATCACCAAAATAATACCTTGCACCAGCTTTAACCGGAATAGCGCCATAATTTACTTTTCCAATGATAGGCAGATCTTTAGACTGGAAATTAGTAAAACCTGCACTACCAGTTACCAATAGATTCGCAGCAACAGGGTGCTGATATTGCAATGAACCTCCATAACCAAAATTGTATGAATCACCAAAATCACCCATTGGGAAAGCGAATTCAGCACCTACACTTAATTTAGGGGCTTTAGTTTGTGCATTTACACTAGAAAATGCAAATAAACCTGCAACTGCTGTTAGTAGTAATAATTTTTTCATTTTTTTACTATTTAATTTTTAATTTGATTTATCCGTTTGACGCAAAAAGACTGCCAAGAGTTACATAAACTTATAAACATTTTAACACTTTTGTGTCAAAAAAGCTGTTTAAATAGCAAAAACCAACAAAATCAGGCAGTTGACCTTTTTCCTCAGGAAGTCAGTTTTTTAAATATTTCTTCAAGGGAGGTGGTATTGTGCTTATTTTTTAATTCTACTATTGAAGCATTGGCCACAATAGTACCTTTATGGATAATGATCACATCGTCGCAAACAGCCTCTACTTCCTGCATAATGTGCGTAGAAAGGATCACTGTTTTATCTTTACCCAGGTTCCTGATCAGCTCACGGATATCGCTGAGCTGATTCGGATCCAGTCCGGAAGTGGGTTCGTCAAGGATCAGCACCTCGGGATCGTGAATGATGGCTTGTGCCAGGCCCACCCTTTGTTTGTACCCTTTGGACAACATGGCAATCTTTTTATGCTGCTCAGCAGTAAGGCCTACCCGTCGAACCGTCTCTTCTACTTTTAGTGCTGCATTTTTTAGCTGATAGGTATGGGCTACAAACAAAAGAAACTCCTTTACATACATGTCCATATATAAAGGCGTGTTTTCAGGTAAATACCCCATAATCCGTCTCAGTTCAATACTTTGGGTCTGTGTATCATAGCCACATAAGCTGGCCGTTCCGGAACTGGGTGCTGTATAACCGGTAAGCATGCGCATTGTAGTGGATTTACCTGCACCATTAGGGCCTAAAAAGCCAAGTATTCTGCCGGGTCTGGCTTCAAAGCTGATTCCGTTAACCGCCTTTTGTTTACCGAAATATTTGACCAATGCGCTTACCTTAATACTCAATTTCTTCTATTTTTAGATGTAATAAAAAGATCAGGTTCAAAAGTAGGAAAAACAAGGTCTTATTCCTGGAAACCATTAAATATTTTATCTAAGTTTGCATCATTATGGCAAAGAATACTAACGACGAGCAATTTAAAAATGTAATATCACACGCTAAGGAATATGGTTTTGTATTTCAAAGCAGCGAAATATATGACGGACTAAGTGCTGTATACGATTATGGACAGCTTGGTGCCGAATTAAAAAACAACCTGAAAACCTACTGGTGGAAAGCCATGGTGCAGCTGCACGAAAATATTGTAGGCATCGACTCTGCCATATTTATGCACCCTAAAGTATGGAAAGCCAGTGGCCACGTAGATGGTTTTAACGATCCGATGATCGACAATAAAGATTCTAAAAAACGTTACCGTGCCGATCAGTTACTAGAAGATAAAATAGCCCGTTACGAAAAAGACGGCAAGACAGATAAAGCTGCGAAACTGCAGGCTGAAATGGACGATGCCTTGAAGGCGGAAGACTTGCAGCAACTTAAAACCCTGATTGAACAGCACGAGATTGCCTGTCCTGTTAGTGGTACAAAAAACTGGACAGAAGTGCGGCAGTTTAACCTGATGTTCAGCACCCAGTTTGGTGCCATGGCAGAGGGTTCTGAAGAAGTATACCTGCGTCCGGAAACAGCACAGGGTATTTTTGTGAACTTCCTGAATGTACAAAAATCTGGACGCATGAAAATTCCTTTCGGAATTGCACAGATTGGAAAAGCTTTTAGAAATGAAGTGATTGCCAGACAGTTCATCATGCGTATGCGCGAGTTTGAACAGATGGAGATGCAGTTCTTTGTGCGTCCGGGTGAAGACAAAAAATGGTTTGCCTATTGGAAAGAGGCCCGCCTGAAATGGCACCTGGCATTGGGCACACCTGCCGAAAAATACCGTTACCACGACCATGTGAAACTGGCACATTATGCCAATGCCGCTACTGATATTGAGTTTGAATTTCCTTTTGGCTTTAAGGAAGTAGAAGGCATCCATAGCCGCACAGATTTCGACCTTTCGCAGCATCAGGAATATTCGGGCAAAAAAATGCAGTACTTCGATAATGACCTGGATGAGACTGGTAAGCCTTATGGTAATTACGTGCCTTACGTAATAGAAACTTCTATCGGCTTAGACCGTATGTTCCTGCTGACCCTGATCAATGCTTTTGAAGAACAGGACCTGAGTGAAGGTGATAAACAAGACAGCAGAACCCTGCTGCGTTTACATCCCTGCCTGGCTCCTTATAAAGTGGCAATTTTCCCGTTAACCAAGAAAGACGGGCTGCCTGAAAAAGCAAGGGCGATCATGGATAACCTAAAACTTGATTTCAATTGCATTTATGAAGAAAAAGACGCTATTGGCAAACGTTATCGCCGTCAGGATGCCATTGGCACGCCTTTCTGTGTAACGGTAGACCATCAGACACTGGAAGACGATACGGTAACCATCCGTCACCGCGATACCATGGAACAGCAGCGCATTGAAATTAAACACCTGGATGAGCTGATTGCAAGTAAAACCAGCTGGAAGACCTTGTTTTGTAAAGATTAAAAATGACCATTCTTTCCGGAGAAGGTAATTTTTATATTGGCACAAAAGTAAACATCCATTTCTGAGGGTTTTTCCAGTCGGTTCCTTTAAATGAGCCGATTGGCAATTTTACAACTACCTTGTTCCACCCCTTCTTTAATTGGATCTTTGCAGGCTTACGGTACTCATATCCTTCATCCATTAATGGTTGCTCCATATCACCTTTTAACCCTGCCTGTTTCCAGGCGGGGGCCAGGATGGGCTGGCTGTTCACAAACACCTGGCTGCTCCGGTCGTCCCAGGTTGCGGCTTTTGGCGAATCTGAGGCGTAAGAACGGGAAAAGTTATTGAAGCCGATCCAAAAATCCCGATTTTCATCCTTATCGCTCCAAATGCGGGTTATGGCATACCAGGTGGTATTTTCTTCCGGGTTATCCAGCAAACCTTTCACCAGGGGTGTCCACCAATGCCGTAAAATTAGTGTTCCGCCAACTGCGTTTAAATTGGCAGGTTCGTTTTGTACATTAAAATTTTGGTTTTCCACTTCAAAAACTTTGGTTAATACACCCTCATTTTTAAAAGGACCGTAAAGCTTCCATTGCAAATCAGTTTGTTTTACATAAGGGAAGGGCAGTCTGGCAAAGTATAAGGCTTTGTGTTGGAGCAGCCTTTTTTCGAATTCCACAAAGGCCTTTGCTGCCTTTGTATCCCCAGCACCAATATTAGCTATCCATCCGTTTGTCCCCCCTCCTCTCCAGCTTCTTTCGGCAAAAGCAAGCATGGCGGGATAAACAGGGTTTTGTATCAATACATCTTCAGGCTTGTTTACTCTTCTATCTGGCCAGGTACAAATGACACCACCCAATGCAACATCACTGCCATTATCCAGATTACAGATCTTTCTGTTAAAGATACTGACCACACTTTCCAAAGGATCCATATGATTTAAGTAAAGGTGCCTCGAATCTATATATCTGATGTTTTTATTGCTACTTACTTTAGTAGCCCCTTCCATCCACAACTGCCTGATGGTACTTTCAGCAAAGTTTCCTCCAGGCTCCCATCCTATTACCTTTTTTCCCAAACTTTCTATCAGGCGGGTTACTTCAGGTAAAAAGTTTTTATTGCCGATCTTAACCTCATCAGCCCCGATATGAAGATAAGGTACATCGTAAGTGCTGCAGAATTCTCTGATGATATTTTTTACGATGACCAGTCCACTATCGCTTTGCATGTCTGTTTTCATCGCTCTTTTAAAGGCTGCACTATGGCCAGGCATATCTATTTCTGGTACCAGGGTAATATACCTGTCCTTACAGTAACTGATCAGTTCTTTCAGATCAGCCTCTGTATAAAAACTTCCTTTGTTCCGCAACATGGTTTCAGGGTTGGTCAGTTGTGGATACAACTTACTTTCCAGTCGCCAGGCTATGTCTTCGGTAAAATGAAAATGAAATACATTCAGTTTATACCTGGCCATAACATCAATCTGTTGTTTTAACAAAGCCACAGGCATAAAGTTCCGGCCGGCATCTATCATATAGCCCCTCCAGGAAAATGCCGGCCAATCGGTAATTTGGCAGGCATTTACATGATGGCTTTTATCCGTCAAAAGCTTTAAGGTTTCTATCCCATAATGTATGCCTCTGTCAGATTGCGAGGTTACAGTTATCTTCTTTGTAGTTACCGCTAAATCATAAGCCTCATTTGAATTTATCGCTACCTTTACTTTACCCAATTGCAATATGATGGCATCAGTTCCCCTGTAGTTTTTTATAGGCACATTAAACCCTAAATTTTTCAGGCATAATTGTAACCACGATGCTTCTTTAGCTAAACTTTTATCTTTAACAATAATTGCCTTACAGTCTTTAAGGTTAAACTGTCCGGTATTAAACTGCAGTTTTTGTGGCAAGGGGATGATATTGCTGTAGCTCTTTGAAGGCAATTGCGCTTTTACCACAACAGTGTAAAGCAAGAAAAGTACAAGCAGTTTTTTAATCCTCATCTTTACTTATTGAGCCGTATAGGAAGCAGATTGCTGCAGATATTCATTTAACAAAGTCATGCAATACCATTCCTGTCTTGGCAAATGAAAAGGGCCTTTAAACAAATTTCCTTTTGCAGTTTGGGCCAGGGTCCCGTCTTTATGCAGATAACCAAACCACTCTCCGTTTGCTGCGTCGTGAAAATGCTGGTAAGCATACTCGTGTACCAGTTTGTGCCATTGTGCATATTTCTCCTCTCCTGTTATGGTATAAGCCAGTAGCGTTGCGATTATGACTTCATTATGGGGCCACCAGAATTTCATATCCTGCCAGTACTCCTGCACAGGCTTGTTGTACACATCCCGGAAATATAAAATCCCGCCGTGCTCTTTGTCCCAGCCGCGGTCCCACATGTAATCCAGCATTTTGCAGCCGAGTTTAATTAACCTGGGATCATTGTTCCTGTATTTTGCTTCGTGAAGGATAAACCAGGCCCCTTCAATCGCATGTCCGGGGTTTAAGGTACGGCCATCGATGTGGTCAATGATACTACCATCGGGAGCAACCTGTTCCATTACACACCTGATGTCATCCTTCACAAAATAGGTTTCAATTTCATTGATCCATTTATCGATCCATTCATCACAACGCGGATCACCTATCGTTTCACGGAGTTGCTGTGCCGTATTCATCATGATCATGGGCACCCCAATCCCTTTAGCGGGCCTGGTACCGGTATATTTTGGAGGTAATAATCCCGGATTGGTGGAATATTCAATACATTTGCCAAAGAGGTAACGGGCTTGTTTAGCTGCAGCCTCATCCCCGCTGGCTTTGGCATACGCTGCATTGGCAATTACCGCAAAGGTTTCCGAAAAATAATAGCGGCGCTTACGGATGGGCTGTCCATCGCGGGTAACATGGAAAAACATCTGCCCGTCGGTATCAAAACAATGCCGGTTCAAAAAATCTATTCCGGATTTCGCACCGTCCAGCCATTCCTGCTTTTGTTCAACAGTATTGTATAAAGTTGACAGCAACCAGGCGGCACGCCCTTGTATCCATACAGCTTTATCGTCGTCTATCAGGCTTCCGTCCTGGTCACGCATAAGTAAATACCCTCCAAATTCCCTATCTATAGATCTTGGGAACCAAAATGGCACAGTATCATCCAATAATTGTTTTTGATAAAACCCTTGAAGGTCTTTTAATTTTTCTAATGTATATTCTATAACCATTATTTAAAGTATCGCTAGTGAAAAAGTAGATGCAGGCAGGTTTACTTCGTTTACGAGATTAGCGTGGGTAAAGGGCTGCCAGCCATACACCACACCTTTAATTTTTTTATTTGGAGGAATGGGAATGATCATTTTGTCATTCACGATCCGTCCCTTTGATTTAATATGAATGCCTTGGTCTGTTACCAGTTCAAACCCTTCCGGATCCTGTTGATTTGCGGTAAAGAGTTTAGCTGAATCAAAAGAAATCACTACCTCATTTCCTTTAATGGTTGCCCTTAGCGCTTTTGGTCCTTCAGCTGTTATATTTTTGTGATAGGTATGCTTTAAGGCCAACAATGCCAGCCGGTCTCCTACTTCTTTTTTCCTTTTGGGATGTACATTCAATGAGTCACCAAGATCAGAGCTCACAGCCATCCAGATATTTTTAATTGCTTTTTGAAGTTCACGTTGTGCATCTCTAAAATAAGGCCATGAAGGTCTGTTAAGACCAGATAACTGCACAAAATAGAACGGAAAATCATAGCCCCACTTTTGCCGCCAGCTTTGTACCAACACAGGGAATGTGTGTTTATATAGATCTACATTTTGCACATTGCTTTCACCCTGGTACCATATGACTCCACTTATTGGAAATTCAATTAGCTTGGATATGCCGGCCTCATAGTTATACACCGGTTCGTAAGGATGGCGTTGTTTAGGATTGGTTGCTTGTTTAAGATTAACGTCCGCCCTGCCTCTTGCCCATTCCTGTATAAAATCAGACTTGCGCCAATCGGCGAGCACATCAACCAGCTGCTCATCATGCTCCATCGTATACCTGTCAATCCATGACTCAATTGTTGAGCCGCCCACTGCCAACTGGATTAAGCCAACAGGCACACCGGATTCGGCAGTCAATTTTTTACCAAAGTAGTATCCGACAGCAGAAAATTCTGCAGCAGTTCCTGCATTAGTTGGCGTCCAATTTCCTGAGAAATATTTAAGCCGATTTACTTGTTCTAAAGTTTTATTATCCCATGGAGCATTGTTTGTTTCTGCATACTGTGTAAACTTAAACAACCTCATATTGTTCGGTTTAATGTCTGCCAATTCTGACTTACCTGTTTCTGATGCACTTAGGGTAAAAGCCATGTTTGACTGCCCTGAGCATAACCAAACATCACCAATAAGAATATCAGTTAAAGAAATGGTTTTACTACCTGCCTTTAGGTTTAACGTGTAAGGCCCCCCATGTTGCATAGCAGGAAATTCAACTTTCCATTTGCCACGGCTATCCGGAATTGCAATAAGGCTTTTATGATTAAATACAACTGTAACTTTATCATCAGCATTTGCTATACCATATATCTTTACAGGCTTATTGCGCTGAAACACCATATGGTCTGTAAAAATTTCAGGAAGTTTAAGCCCGCCGTAATTACCGGTAAGATCTTCATACACAGTTTGTGCAATAATAGCTGCACCTTCCTTATCAGGATGCAAATTATCTGCAAACAGATCAGGCCTGTTATATAATGGTGATGTCAGATCAATTAACCTTGCGTTATTTACTTTGGCAATAGCAACAATTCGTTCTTGAATTTGCCAATACCAATCTCTTGTGCCTGATTTAAATCTGGGATGCCCATTAAATATCGGCGTAAGCCTGCACACATAAAGTTTGACATTAGGGTTCTGCTTTTTAAGTGTATCCAGCAACCATGCGTAATCGGGTTCAAAGTCATCTTTAAAATCAGGCCAATTTCGTGGATCTGTATCATTTAACCCAAGATGCACGATGGCAACGTCAGGTTTAAATGATACAGCATCTTCAAATTGCCTGGTTTTACAATAAGGTCTGTGACCTTTTTTCAAAAGTGTAGCTCCGCTTAATCCAAAATTTTTCACATGGTATTCCGGCCCCAGTAACCCTTGCAAAACTGACGGATAGGATTCTTTTTCGGGATTGACTAAACCGGCTCCGAACGTAACTGAATTTCCGATACATGCTACTTTTATAGATTGGCCAAAGGAGCTGAATCCAAATTGTAACAGAAAAACAAGAAGCAGGGCAGATTTCTTATTCCACATAGTTAATTATTTAATGATATCCTTTACGGGAATTTTAACAAACAGCAAAGTCCTGATGCCTTCATATAGCAAACCCAGGGTCTGGTCATCTATTTTAGTAAGTACGGAATAGCCGTAAGATTTACGTTCATCAAGGTGCAATAGATTTACAGGTTGCCAGGACTCTCCTAAATCCAGACTAGCTTTAATGGTAGTATGTGCCCTGGGAGGCGTTGAAATATTCAAATTGCTGAAAAACAGGACATCCTTTGATACGCGCTTAAATTTTACATTGACTTTTATTAAACTGGCCATACAAACCGGGTCGGGTAAGGCACTATAGGACGTTGCATGTTCGATCCAGCTTTGTCCCATATCTTTTGTGGTAGCTACGCTCCTGAACCCACCCCTGTTGTCCCGCATGTTCAGCATTAAAGTTCCCGGGTTTGTTTCTACAAGCTGGGCCTCTGTGGTATTTGACTTTGCACCAAGCCCTGCTTTCCAGCTTTTACCATGGTCATCGCTATAGATTAAGGTGGAATGCGGCATTTTTGCGGCATCCCAGTATTGTGCCGGGAAAACAATTTTCCCGTCTGCCATGGCAATTCCATTACCCGGACCAGGGAAAAACAAGCGCCATTCCGGATTTTTAACCTGGTTAGTGATGCTGTAGGGTTTGGTCCAGGTTAATCCGTCATCCTTACTGCTGGTAACCAGGAACTGCCCGGTTTCTTCAGGACTTAAACCGGGTCCTGAGCCTGCAATAGAGCGGTTACCTTTACTCCATAGGGCTGAAACCCATATGGTTTTAGTGACAGGGTCAAATAAGATTGAAGGATCGCCGGAACCACTGTTATCTGCCGGTCCACCCATATCCATAATATTTTTCATGGTATCCCAGGTTTTACCTCCGTCGGTACTTCTACTCATTCCTACGTCAATATTGCCCGGCAGGTCTTTGTCATTGTCATAACGGATATCGTAAACGGAAATTAAAGTTCCTTTGTCTGTGGTGATCATACCGGGGATGCGGTAAGTGTGTACATTTTCGTCATTGGGTTTGCGCAGGGCGATGCCCAGGTATCTTGAACTGATCTGGTGTTGTGCCACTTTATAGATCAGGCCTGATGCGTTGGTCAATTGATCAGCTCTGATCCGCAGCTGATGATCAATATCAGCATTGTCTTTTAAGGTTACACTTAGCCATAAGCTGTGTTTTCCTGGTGTTAAAGTCGTGCCAAGCGTAATGCTAAACTGATTTGTTGAGGGTATTGTACTCCCCAGCAATTTATTTTTTGAAAGTTCCTGCTGATCATCTCCCTGGTAAAGCTCCAGCTTTGCGATATCTTGTAATCCTGCTGTTTCTATACTGCCTTTAAATTGCTGGAATGTTATCGCCTCAGTACCTTCTGGGATGTCAATTTCCAGACGCAGATACGGATTGACTTCCAGTCTTTTAAAGATAGGATTAATGGTTGGTTCGGCTTTAATGCTTATGCCGCCCCTATCCCGGGCTTTGTAAATTTTATCTGAACAAGCTAATGCAGCTGCTATAAAGATGAACAGGATAAAATGGTTAAATATTTTTCTGTTATTCATTTTCTTTAAATTAATGTGTTGAACTGGCGTCGACAAAGTCATTCATTTTGGGACGAAGGAAATAAAGCTGGATAATTAAGGCAACCAGGACAATGCCCGCCAGCATAGCAAAATCTTTTCCAAGGTGACCTGCATCAGATGATTTTCCGAGCAGATTGGTAATATAGGCCCCGGAAAACACACCGGTCATGTTCATCAGTCCATAAGCTGTGGCCCTGTACTTTGCAGAAACAAACTGACACAGGATGGGCATATTGTTGGCATCGAACATACCAAAGCCTACACCAAAACATACCGCAGCACCTACCACATGTAAAAGCGAATGTCCAAAACCCAGCAACAGCAGGGACGGAATGGTTAGGGCCAGGCCTATTGCACTGGTATAAATCCGCCCCTTGATGTTTTTCTGGACCCATTTGTCTGATAAAATACCTCCGGTGATCACGCCTAAAAAAGAAGATGCGGCTATGGTAATGGTAGAAAGCGGTCCGGCAGTAGCCATAGGAATGTTTAAATTCTCGGCAAATAAGGTAGGCAACCAGTTTTTTGCCGCCCATCCAGGTAAGCTGGGTACAGCGAAATAAAACAGGATGATCCAGAAAGATATATTGGTAAACAATAAGCCCAATCCCTTAAGTACAGAAGGCTTTACCACAAAGCTATCCGTATTTAAAAGGTCTTGATCAGATCCCTTTTTTTCGCGGAGAAAAACGATCAGGACAATGGCATAAACAACACCTACAATGCCAAAAGAATGAAAGGTAGCCTGCCAGGAGAACTGATCGGCAATGGTGGCGCCGAAACCGCCCAGGGCCTGCCCCATATACAATCCGGTCATGTGAATACCAATGGCGAGCGACCTGGTTTTTGGGGAGTGAAAATCGGCAATTAAAGACAGGCCAGCCGGAATATACAAGGCCTCGCTCACGCCCATTAAAGCCCGCAGCCAATAGAGCTGGTTAAAAGTAGTAGCATAGCCCATCAGGTACGTAACAACCGACCACACGAACAGACTGCCTACAATCAGCCATTTCCGGTTAAACTTATCGGCAATTATGCCCGAAACGGGGCTCATGAAACCGTAAATCCACAAAAAGATAGCCATCAGGTGCCCAAAATTGGTGGCCGATTGTAATTCTGCGATATCGGCCTGCATGGCCGGTTTCATGGTAGACAGCATTTGCCGGTCCATATAGTTCAGTAATGCTACCACCCAAAG comes from the Pedobacter heparinus DSM 2366 genome and includes:
- a CDS encoding beta-N-acetylhexosaminidase; amino-acid sequence: MRIKKLLVLFLLYTVVVKAQLPSKSYSNIIPLPQKLQFNTGQFNLKDCKAIIVKDKSLAKEASWLQLCLKNLGFNVPIKNYRGTDAIILQLGKVKVAINSNEAYDLAVTTKKITVTSQSDRGIHYGIETLKLLTDKSHHVNACQITDWPAFSWRGYMIDAGRNFMPVALLKQQIDVMARYKLNVFHFHFTEDIAWRLESKLYPQLTNPETMLRNKGSFYTEADLKELISYCKDRYITLVPEIDMPGHSAAFKRAMKTDMQSDSGLVIVKNIIREFCSTYDVPYLHIGADEVKIGNKNFLPEVTRLIESLGKKVIGWEPGGNFAESTIRQLWMEGATKVSSNKNIRYIDSRHLYLNHMDPLESVVSIFNRKICNLDNGSDVALGGVICTWPDRRVNKPEDVLIQNPVYPAMLAFAERSWRGGGTNGWIANIGAGDTKAAKAFVEFEKRLLQHKALYFARLPFPYVKQTDLQWKLYGPFKNEGVLTKVFEVENQNFNVQNEPANLNAVGGTLILRHWWTPLVKGLLDNPEENTTWYAITRIWSDKDENRDFWIGFNNFSRSYASDSPKAATWDDRSSQVFVNSQPILAPAWKQAGLKGDMEQPLMDEGYEYRKPAKIQLKKGWNKVVVKLPIGSFKGTDWKNPQKWMFTFVPI
- a CDS encoding ATP-binding cassette domain-containing protein, with the protein product MSIKVSALVKYFGKQKAVNGISFEARPGRILGFLGPNGAGKSTTMRMLTGYTAPSSGTASLCGYDTQTQSIELRRIMGYLPENTPLYMDMYVKEFLLFVAHTYQLKNAALKVEETVRRVGLTAEQHKKIAMLSKGYKQRVGLAQAIIHDPEVLILDEPTSGLDPNQLSDIRELIRNLGKDKTVILSTHIMQEVEAVCDDVIIIHKGTIVANASIVELKNKHNTTSLEEIFKKLTS
- a CDS encoding DUF3575 domain-containing protein, which gives rise to MFTHTKKTPFIIGLGLTLLCLYPVITNAQSSPTEPAPVSYRKNLVKLNFGGLALKSYNFSFERLLSKKISFVAGYNTMSENKLSDLPLIKKASEKLLDEEDDIKNDFDKITAANKAYTAEFRFYTGSHPGARGFYVALYGRYNDTKINYAYDYETNSKTYHLPVKSKITGFGGGLLLGTQFIIAKRVALDFYFGGHYGKSKGNADALADLSTMTPEEKADLKNELESKVEISGKQYLTATVTNDGVNAKAVGPLIGLRGGLSLGIAF
- a CDS encoding glycine--tRNA ligase gives rise to the protein MAKNTNDEQFKNVISHAKEYGFVFQSSEIYDGLSAVYDYGQLGAELKNNLKTYWWKAMVQLHENIVGIDSAIFMHPKVWKASGHVDGFNDPMIDNKDSKKRYRADQLLEDKIARYEKDGKTDKAAKLQAEMDDALKAEDLQQLKTLIEQHEIACPVSGTKNWTEVRQFNLMFSTQFGAMAEGSEEVYLRPETAQGIFVNFLNVQKSGRMKIPFGIAQIGKAFRNEVIARQFIMRMREFEQMEMQFFVRPGEDKKWFAYWKEARLKWHLALGTPAEKYRYHDHVKLAHYANAATDIEFEFPFGFKEVEGIHSRTDFDLSQHQEYSGKKMQYFDNDLDETGKPYGNYVPYVIETSIGLDRMFLLTLINAFEEQDLSEGDKQDSRTLLRLHPCLAPYKVAIFPLTKKDGLPEKARAIMDNLKLDFNCIYEEKDAIGKRYRRQDAIGTPFCVTVDHQTLEDDTVTIRHRDTMEQQRIEIKHLDELIASKTSWKTLFCKD
- a CDS encoding AGE family epimerase/isomerase; amino-acid sequence: MVIEYTLEKLKDLQGFYQKQLLDDTVPFWFPRSIDREFGGYLLMRDQDGSLIDDDKAVWIQGRAAWLLSTLYNTVEQKQEWLDGAKSGIDFLNRHCFDTDGQMFFHVTRDGQPIRKRRYYFSETFAVIANAAYAKASGDEAAAKQARYLFGKCIEYSTNPGLLPPKYTGTRPAKGIGVPMIMMNTAQQLRETIGDPRCDEWIDKWINEIETYFVKDDIRCVMEQVAPDGSIIDHIDGRTLNPGHAIEGAWFILHEAKYRNNDPRLIKLGCKMLDYMWDRGWDKEHGGILYFRDVYNKPVQEYWQDMKFWWPHNEVIIATLLAYTITGEEKYAQWHKLVHEYAYQHFHDAANGEWFGYLHKDGTLAQTAKGNLFKGPFHLPRQEWYCMTLLNEYLQQSASYTAQ